The following are encoded in a window of Deinococcus fonticola genomic DNA:
- a CDS encoding roadblock/LC7 domain-containing protein — translation MIEPSLALYGEAYARVDQHLEELLEQTGVRYCLLVDRKGFVLSHKEALWAPRPPALDSVATLVASNAAATAALANMLGERTFSEQTHQGDNGTLYVESVGDHALLTLIFDSSVALGKVKVYTRKSIEKVVVILDEIAEMPQPELGDDFSKGAVSLLDDLLG, via the coding sequence ATGATTGAACCTTCACTTGCCCTCTACGGCGAAGCATACGCCAGGGTCGACCAGCACCTGGAAGAACTGCTGGAACAGACCGGCGTGCGCTACTGCCTGCTGGTCGACAGAAAGGGCTTCGTTCTGTCGCACAAAGAAGCCCTGTGGGCCCCGCGCCCGCCTGCGCTCGACAGCGTGGCGACCCTGGTGGCCAGCAACGCCGCCGCCACCGCTGCCCTGGCGAACATGCTGGGCGAACGCACCTTCAGTGAGCAGACGCACCAGGGCGACAACGGCACCCTGTATGTCGAGTCCGTCGGTGACCACGCCCTGCTGACCCTGATCTTCGATTCCTCGGTGGCGCTGGGTAAAGTGAAGGTGTATACCCGCAAGTCCATCGAGAAAGTCGTCGTGATTCTGGACGAGATTGCCGAGATGCCCCAACCGGAACTGGGAGACGACTTCAGCAAGGGGGCCGTGTCCCTGCTGGATGACCTGCTCGGTTAA
- a CDS encoding GTP-binding protein codes for MSTINFAAREINCKIVYYGPGMCGKTTNLKHVFGRVPEHLRGEMVSLATEDERTLFFDFLPLDLGSVQGFKTRFHLYTVPGQVFYNASRKLILRGVDGIVFVADSAPNRLRANAESMRNLRENLAEHGIDVRDVPIVLQVNKRDLPDALPTEMIRAVLDPKKELTLYEASAAQGVGVFETLKAASRLVLEKLSQNR; via the coding sequence GTGAGTACCATTAACTTCGCCGCCCGCGAGATTAACTGCAAAATTGTGTATTACGGCCCAGGCATGTGTGGCAAGACCACCAACCTCAAGCACGTCTTCGGACGCGTTCCGGAGCACCTGCGCGGGGAAATGGTGAGCCTGGCCACCGAGGACGAACGCACCCTGTTCTTCGACTTCCTGCCGCTCGACCTCGGCAGCGTGCAGGGCTTCAAGACCCGTTTCCACCTGTACACCGTGCCGGGGCAGGTGTTCTATAACGCCAGCCGCAAACTGATTCTGCGCGGCGTGGACGGTATCGTGTTCGTAGCCGACAGTGCCCCCAACCGCCTGCGGGCCAACGCCGAGAGCATGCGCAACCTGCGCGAGAACCTGGCCGAGCACGGCATCGACGTGAGGGACGTGCCGATTGTGCTGCAGGTCAATAAGCGTGACCTGCCCGACGCGCTGCCCACCGAAATGATCCGCGCCGTGCTTGATCCCAAAAAAGAACTCACGCTGTACGAGGCCAGCGCCGCCCAGGGCGTCGGCGTGTTCGAGACCCTCAAGGCCGCCAGCCGCCTGGTGCTGGAAAAACTCTCGCAGAACCGCTGA
- a CDS encoding histidine phosphatase family protein, which translates to MTQKPKRVPTGFIAPDRATATEFWVVRHGESTWNVDGRYQGQTDVPLSPVGMLQAATLAERLTGQHFAAVYSSDLLRAAQTARTVAERLAGAPPVQLDPGLREIDVGQLSGLVMADIKQHFPDYLTSLQNDPWATRRPGGESMEDLFARCGQVFHALRARHAGQRVLVFTHGGVVRVAVGLALGGVPEGAWARLSVMNTSITRVLIGEQSGMLLGFNDDAHLENLLEATEADDVLGQSP; encoded by the coding sequence TTGACCCAGAAGCCGAAACGGGTTCCCACCGGCTTCATCGCCCCGGATCGGGCCACCGCCACGGAATTCTGGGTGGTCAGGCACGGCGAAAGCACCTGGAATGTCGACGGACGCTACCAGGGCCAGACCGACGTGCCGCTCTCCCCGGTCGGCATGCTTCAGGCCGCCACCCTGGCCGAGCGCCTTACCGGGCAGCATTTCGCCGCCGTGTACAGCAGCGACCTCCTGCGCGCCGCGCAGACGGCCAGAACCGTCGCCGAGCGGCTGGCCGGCGCACCCCCCGTGCAGCTTGACCCGGGCCTGCGCGAAATCGATGTCGGTCAACTGTCCGGCCTGGTCATGGCCGACATCAAGCAGCATTTTCCTGATTACCTCACGTCCCTTCAGAACGACCCCTGGGCCACCCGGCGCCCCGGCGGCGAAAGCATGGAAGACCTCTTCGCGCGCTGCGGGCAGGTGTTCCACGCTCTGCGGGCCCGTCACGCCGGACAGCGCGTTCTGGTCTTCACGCACGGGGGCGTCGTCCGGGTGGCTGTCGGCCTCGCGCTGGGGGGTGTGCCCGAGGGCGCCTGGGCCAGGCTCAGCGTCATGAACACCAGCATCACCCGCGTCCTGATCGGTGAGCAAAGCGGCATGCTGCTGGGCTTCAACGACGACGCCCACCTGGAAAACCTGCTCGAAGCCACCGAAGCGGACGACGTGCTGGGGCAGTCGCCGTAA
- a CDS encoding TVP38/TMEM64 family protein, giving the protein MIAATPQPHLPAYLRWAVFAGVLALFLTLGLIPDVRAFAHAGYAALRSPDPAVMQAFVGSLGWAGPLALMAAFVLQAVLPVIPALVMIAVTARAYGPVEGFLIVYTGTVLGAVAGYWLGRTVGNSLIRLLIGESARRKTYEFAERNGAQGVLMVRLMPVLSADAMNLVAGAARMPFRQFMLASAAGALPVTALVVWLSGDNARLMWGLGGLSAVVALLALGRWWYTRHTRQA; this is encoded by the coding sequence ATGATCGCCGCGACGCCTCAACCCCACCTGCCCGCGTACCTGCGGTGGGCGGTTTTTGCTGGGGTGCTGGCGCTTTTCCTGACACTGGGCCTGATTCCTGACGTGCGGGCTTTCGCGCACGCGGGGTACGCGGCGTTGCGCTCGCCCGACCCGGCGGTCATGCAGGCGTTCGTGGGCAGCCTGGGCTGGGCCGGGCCGCTGGCCCTGATGGCCGCTTTTGTCTTGCAGGCGGTGCTTCCGGTGATTCCGGCGCTGGTGATGATCGCGGTGACTGCCCGCGCTTACGGCCCGGTCGAGGGCTTCCTGATCGTGTACACCGGAACGGTGCTCGGCGCGGTGGCGGGGTACTGGCTGGGGCGCACCGTGGGGAATTCGCTGATTCGCCTGCTGATCGGCGAGTCGGCCCGCCGCAAAACCTACGAATTTGCCGAGCGGAACGGCGCTCAGGGCGTGCTGATGGTGCGCCTGATGCCGGTGCTGAGCGCCGACGCCATGAACCTGGTGGCCGGCGCAGCCCGCATGCCTTTCCGGCAGTTCATGCTGGCCAGTGCCGCTGGGGCGCTGCCCGTCACGGCGCTGGTGGTGTGGCTCAGCGGCGACAACGCGCGCCTGATGTGGGGCCTGGGGGGGCTGTCGGCCGTGGTCGCGCTGCTGGCGCTGGGCCGCTGGTGGTACACCCGCCATACGCGTCAGGCCTGA
- a CDS encoding IS630 family transposase (programmed frameshift) — protein sequence MSQVWHPKRLTRQQQEERRLFAEPLIKQGTLTSTEIGDLCGVSASAVRNWRQRLLTQGSLEATVAPGPRRHLTDEQIAQTIDLLRAGPDPVRYQDHRWTCPRVRELIGLRFDVWYDVDHLSRLLHEWGFSLQKPTKRAVEQDPEAVVTWIETKVPALKKKVQDGETLAFLDEVGFSLKPTVTRTWATCGQTPVLESKTNWERVSTIGAIITTGQFLQQTHPASIKGPQVISFLKHLLHHVQGKITVILDNASIHKTKALSAFVLGEPRLSVEYLPPYSPELNPIELVWAYIKQHVLANFCPTNLMTLKARLTFGWQHIRYIQLPNRLLYGSS from the exons ATGTCCCAGGTCTGGCACCCCAAGCGCTTGACCCGCCAGCAACAAGAAGAACGGCGGCTCTTCGCAGAACCGCTCATTAAGCAAGGCACACTCACCTCCACGGAGATTGGCGACTTATGTGGCGTCAGTGCCAGCGCCGTTCGGAATTGGCGTCAACGCCTCCTGACTCAAGGCTCGCTGGAAGCGACCGTTGCTCCCGGCCCGCGTCGGCACCTCACCGATGAGCAGATCGCTCAAACGATCGACCTGCTCCGCGCTGGGCCTGACCCAGTGCGGTATCAGGATCATCGCTGGACGTGTCCAAGAGTCAGGGAATTGATTGGTCTCAGATTCGATGTCTGGTACGACGTGGATCATCTCAGTCGTCTCCTGCATGAATGGGGATTCTCGTTGCAGAAACCAACGAAACGCGCTGTGGAACAGGATCCAGAAGCGGTGGTGACCTGGATCGAAACGAAGGTGCCAGCGTTG AAAAAAAAAGTACAGGACGGAGAAACACTCGCCTTTCTGGATGAAGTGGGTTTCAGCTTGAAACCCACGGTCACGCGCACCTGGGCCACATGTGGGCAAACACCTGTGCTGGAGAGCAAAACCAACTGGGAGCGAGTCTCCACCATCGGGGCAATCATCACCACAGGCCAGTTCCTGCAACAGACTCACCCGGCCTCCATCAAGGGGCCACAGGTCATCTCCTTTCTCAAACACCTGCTTCATCACGTCCAGGGCAAGATCACCGTCATCCTCGATAACGCCAGCATTCACAAAACGAAGGCGCTCAGCGCCTTCGTGCTGGGTGAACCAAGATTGTCAGTGGAGTACCTCCCACCCTACTCACCTGAACTGAATCCCATTGAACTTGTCTGGGCCTACATCAAACAGCACGTCCTGGCGAATTTCTGTCCGACAAACTTGATGACTTTGAAGGCTCGACTCACCTTTGGCTGGCAGCACATTCGGTATATCCAACTTCCCAATCGCCTGCTGTACGGCTCGTCATGA
- the purM gene encoding phosphoribosylformylglycinamidine cyclo-ligase — MTDEQQGNAGASAYERAGVSIDAGHRAVSLMKGAVARTHNEHVLGGLGGFGGLFRAAFGELADPVLVASTDGVGTKTKVAVKVERFGGLGHDIVNHCVNDILVQGARPLFFLDYVAMGKLRPEAVAEVVTGAAQACEALGVALLGGETAEMPGVYVDGELDIVGTIVGVVDRPKLIDGTRIGVGDAVIALPSSGLHTNGFSLARMALDGLDWQEARSDLNGQTLAELLPVPHRAYLPAFGALEKAGVDVRGMAHITGGGLVDNPPRVFPPGVGMEIDTASWTVPPLFELIVRQANVARTEAFRALNMGVGFLFIVPQEQAAQTLRTLQAAGETPWVIGKMVAGQGVTFTAAPHAAAGQP, encoded by the coding sequence ATGACTGACGAACAACAAGGGAACGCGGGCGCCTCCGCTTACGAACGGGCCGGGGTCAGCATCGATGCGGGGCACCGCGCCGTGAGCCTGATGAAAGGTGCGGTGGCGCGCACGCACAACGAGCATGTGCTGGGCGGGCTGGGCGGGTTTGGCGGGCTGTTCCGCGCCGCTTTCGGTGAGCTGGCCGACCCGGTGCTGGTCGCCAGTACCGACGGGGTGGGCACCAAGACCAAGGTGGCCGTGAAGGTTGAGCGCTTTGGCGGGCTGGGCCACGACATCGTGAACCACTGCGTGAACGACATCCTGGTGCAGGGCGCCCGCCCCCTGTTCTTCCTGGATTACGTGGCGATGGGCAAACTGCGCCCCGAGGCGGTGGCGGAGGTCGTGACCGGCGCGGCGCAGGCCTGCGAGGCGCTGGGCGTGGCCCTGCTGGGCGGCGAAACGGCCGAGATGCCCGGCGTGTACGTGGACGGCGAGCTGGACATCGTGGGCACCATCGTGGGCGTCGTGGACAGGCCCAAACTCATCGACGGGACGCGCATCGGGGTCGGCGACGCCGTAATTGCCCTGCCCAGCAGCGGCCTGCACACCAACGGGTTTTCGCTGGCCCGCATGGCCCTGGACGGCCTGGACTGGCAGGAGGCCCGATCCGATCTGAACGGGCAAACCCTGGCAGAGCTGCTTCCGGTGCCGCACCGCGCCTACCTGCCGGCCTTTGGCGCGCTGGAAAAAGCGGGCGTGGACGTGCGCGGCATGGCGCACATCACGGGCGGCGGCCTGGTAGACAACCCGCCCCGGGTCTTCCCGCCGGGCGTCGGCATGGAAATAGACACGGCGTCGTGGACAGTGCCGCCCCTGTTCGAGCTGATCGTCAGGCAGGCGAATGTGGCCCGCACCGAGGCTTTCCGCGCCCTGAACATGGGGGTCGGCTTCCTGTTTATCGTGCCGCAGGAACAGGCCGCGCAGACCCTGCGCACCTTGCAGGCCGCCGGGGAGACCCCCTGGGTGATCGGCAAGATGGTGGCCGGGCAGGGGGTGACCTTCACGGCCGCCCCCCACGCCGCGGCGGGCCAACCTTGA
- the meaB gene encoding methylmalonyl Co-A mutase-associated GTPase MeaB — MNAELLSRYRAGDVRALARAITLAEAGLADARPLLRAARERPGRAVVVGVTGSPGSGKSTLTDALIAELRAREKRVAVLAVDPSSPYSGGAILGDRIRMLRHHADDGVFVRSLASRGALGGLSAYTMQVLALMEGAGFDWVIMETVGVGQSEVDIAAACDHTLLVLTPAGGDGVQAFKAGIMEIADVIAVNKADLPGADRTVRELMAAQGLGAHDEHTWLAPIRRTVASRGEGTDKLIDATLQHRDWLGEEGLQARRERRAEFEVRSLVQERLLRRAREASHDLYARVARGELDAESAADQLLRGY; from the coding sequence GTGAATGCCGAGTTGCTTTCCCGTTACCGTGCGGGCGATGTGCGTGCGCTGGCGCGGGCGATCACGCTGGCCGAAGCGGGTCTGGCGGACGCCCGGCCCCTGCTGCGGGCGGCGCGGGAACGCCCGGGGCGGGCGGTGGTGGTGGGCGTCACCGGCAGCCCCGGCAGCGGCAAAAGCACCCTGACCGACGCCCTGATTGCCGAGTTGCGCGCGCGGGAAAAGCGCGTGGCGGTGCTGGCGGTCGACCCCAGCAGCCCCTACAGCGGCGGGGCCATCCTGGGCGACCGCATTCGCATGTTGCGCCATCATGCCGACGACGGCGTGTTCGTGCGTTCGCTGGCCAGTCGCGGAGCGCTGGGCGGCCTGTCGGCGTACACCATGCAGGTGCTGGCCCTGATGGAAGGCGCGGGCTTCGACTGGGTGATTATGGAAACCGTGGGTGTCGGCCAGTCCGAGGTGGACATCGCCGCCGCCTGCGACCACACGCTGCTGGTGCTGACCCCGGCGGGTGGGGACGGCGTGCAGGCCTTCAAGGCCGGCATCATGGAGATCGCAGACGTCATCGCGGTGAATAAGGCCGACCTGCCCGGCGCCGACCGCACGGTGCGCGAGTTGATGGCCGCGCAGGGCCTCGGGGCACACGACGAGCACACCTGGCTGGCCCCCATTCGCCGCACGGTCGCCAGCCGGGGCGAGGGCACCGACAAGCTCATCGACGCCACCTTGCAGCACCGCGACTGGCTGGGCGAGGAAGGCTTGCAGGCCCGCCGCGAACGCCGCGCCGAATTCGAGGTCAGGTCGCTGGTGCAGGAGCGTCTGCTGCGCCGTGCCCGCGAGGCCAGCCACGACCTGTACGCCCGCGTGGCGCGTGGTGAACTGGACGCCGAGAGCGCCGCGGATCAGCTGCTGCGTGGATATTGA
- a CDS encoding DUF805 domain-containing protein — protein sequence MNEYLNVIRRNYANFSGRARRREYWMFTLVNLIISTLLYIPMMALGLNPAASVGGDMAAQVNPLAYIFGGLYLLYSLAVLVPSLAVMIRRLHDTGKSGWWILIGIIPLASLVLLVFTIMDSEPGSNKWGPNPKGQGAALPTGSNW from the coding sequence ATGAACGAATACCTGAACGTGATCCGCCGCAACTACGCGAATTTCTCGGGTCGTGCCCGTCGCCGCGAATACTGGATGTTCACCCTGGTGAACCTGATTATTTCCACGCTGCTGTACATCCCGATGATGGCGCTGGGGTTGAACCCGGCGGCCTCGGTCGGCGGAGATATGGCGGCCCAGGTCAACCCGCTGGCCTACATCTTCGGGGGCCTGTACCTGCTTTACTCGCTGGCAGTGCTGGTGCCCAGCCTGGCGGTGATGATCCGCCGCCTGCACGACACGGGCAAAAGCGGCTGGTGGATTCTAATCGGCATTATTCCGCTGGCCAGCCTCGTTCTGCTGGTGTTCACCATCATGGACAGTGAACCCGGCAGCAACAAATGGGGGCCGAATCCCAAAGGTCAGGGCGCGGCGCTCCCCACGGGCAGCAACTGGTAA